A genome region from Chryseobacterium sp. G0186 includes the following:
- the ilvA gene encoding threonine ammonia-lyase IlvA, producing the protein MRTGETYQSILDHVYSAAERLKNVCVRTPLAINNNLSTVYNATISFKREDLQRVRSYKIRGAYNKMATMSQEELSRGVVCASAGNHAQGVAFACNTMNVKGTIFMPLPTPGQKLEQVKMFGGSDIEVVLYGDTFDEAKDAAMRFCTENDGIFIHPFDDPAIIEGQATTALEILEQAEEPIDYLFVPIGGGGLAAGVCSVFKELSPHTKIIGVEPTAAASMKKALENGGPVLLEKISRFVDGAAVQQVGRLTFELCKNVLYDMATVEEGLVCETILSLYNKDAIVVEPAGALSVAALEKYKDQLQGKNVVCIISGSNNDITRMEEIKEKALLYANLKHYFLVRFPQRPGALKSFVMDVLGPNDDITFFEYTQKNSKEKGIAVVGIALKQNEDFNPLIDNMKKYDFFVNYLNNDPSLMNLLI; encoded by the coding sequence ATGAGGACGGGAGAAACCTATCAATCCATATTGGATCATGTTTACAGTGCAGCGGAAAGACTTAAAAATGTATGTGTAAGGACGCCTTTGGCTATTAATAATAATCTGTCAACGGTTTATAATGCAACCATAAGCTTTAAAAGAGAAGATCTTCAGCGGGTAAGATCCTACAAGATCAGGGGAGCCTACAATAAAATGGCAACCATGTCTCAGGAAGAACTTTCGAGAGGAGTGGTGTGTGCCAGTGCAGGAAACCATGCGCAGGGAGTTGCCTTTGCCTGCAATACCATGAATGTAAAAGGAACCATCTTTATGCCTTTACCCACTCCGGGGCAAAAACTGGAGCAGGTAAAAATGTTCGGTGGAAGTGACATTGAAGTCGTTTTATATGGAGATACCTTTGATGAAGCAAAAGATGCTGCGATGAGGTTCTGTACTGAAAATGACGGAATATTCATTCATCCTTTTGATGATCCTGCCATTATTGAGGGCCAGGCCACCACTGCACTGGAAATTCTTGAACAGGCGGAAGAACCTATTGATTATCTTTTTGTACCCATAGGTGGTGGTGGATTAGCGGCCGGCGTTTGCTCTGTGTTTAAAGAGTTATCTCCCCATACAAAAATTATTGGAGTAGAACCCACTGCGGCTGCCAGTATGAAAAAGGCCCTTGAAAACGGAGGCCCGGTCCTCTTGGAAAAGATCAGTCGCTTCGTAGATGGGGCTGCAGTACAACAGGTAGGAAGGCTCACTTTTGAACTTTGTAAAAATGTGTTGTATGATATGGCCACCGTAGAAGAAGGGCTTGTGTGCGAAACCATACTTTCTTTATATAACAAAGATGCCATTGTTGTAGAGCCGGCAGGCGCCCTTTCCGTAGCTGCATTGGAAAAATATAAAGATCAGTTACAGGGCAAAAATGTAGTCTGTATTATCAGCGGAAGCAATAATGATATCACCCGGATGGAAGAAATCAAGGAAAAGGCTTTGCTATATGCGAATTTAAAGCATTACTTTCTCGTGAGATTTCCACAGCGTCCCGGAGCATTAAAATCTTTTGTAATGGATGTATTGGGACCTAATGATGATATTACTTTTTTTGAATACACCCAAAAAAATTCAAAGGAAAAAGGAATAGCCGTAGTAGGAATAGCTCTGAAGCAAAATGAAGACTTCAACCCATTGATCGATAATATGAAAAAATATGATTTCTTCGTCAACTATCTGAACAATGATCCGTCCTTAATGAATTTACTTATATAA
- the alaS gene encoding alanine--tRNA ligase, whose amino-acid sequence MTSQEIRQQFLDYFKSKEHLIVPSAPIVLKDDPTLMFSNSGMTQFKDFFLGYKTPTAPRIADTQKCLRVSGKHNDLDDVGRDTYHHTMFEMLGNWSFGNYFKKEAIAFAWELLTEVYGIPKENLYVTIFEGDASENLDRDQDAYDFWKTHISEDRIINGNKKDNFWEMGESGPCGPCSEIHIDLRTPEEKAQVSGLDLVNNDHPQVVEVWNLVFMEFNRKADKSLEKLPAQHVDTGMGFERLCMALQGKSSNYDTDVFTPLISRVEELSGKKYTGILKDEKDIAIRVVVDHIRAVSFAIADGQLPSNGGAGYVIRRILRRGISYAYRFLGMKEPFLFELVAVLQDQMGQFFPELEKQGKLVSEVIKSEEESFLKTIETGLIRVEKLIQQTIADNLKVLPSEEVFELYDTYGFPDDLTRIIAEEKGLTIDEEGFKAEMEKQKQRSKSDSAQKVYDWVVLEEKPESFVGYDQTESETYITRYRKVENKDGEFYQVVLSSSPFYPEGGGQVGDKGVLENASESFEVLETKKENGLIVSLIDGLPKDAGAVFYAKVNASDRKNSQANHSVTHLLHEALRDVLGTHVEQKGSYVGPDYLRFDFSHFNKMTEEELALIEEKVNHKIKESIALQEFRNIPIQEALDKGAMALFGEKYGDNVRMIQFGSSRELCGGTHVKNTSEIGHFKITSEGSAAAGIRRIEAISGDKSEEYFKNLEKQMTELSQLLKSKDVVRSIEKLIEENNSLKAEVDALKKEKAKGEIGDWKNAYEQKGNKQLLVKKTSLDAGSVKDIVFQLKREIPTSVTIILSDADGKPMITVGVSDDLAADYQAGAIVKDLAKEIQGGGGGNPGFATAGGKNLDGLENAYQKALTI is encoded by the coding sequence ATGACATCACAAGAGATACGTCAACAATTTTTAGATTATTTTAAAAGTAAGGAGCACCTTATCGTTCCTTCAGCTCCTATTGTGCTGAAAGACGACCCTACCCTTATGTTTTCCAACTCAGGAATGACTCAGTTCAAGGATTTCTTCCTAGGCTACAAAACGCCTACGGCCCCTAGAATTGCCGATACTCAGAAGTGTCTTAGAGTTTCAGGAAAGCACAATGATTTGGATGATGTAGGTAGAGATACTTACCACCACACCATGTTTGAGATGTTGGGGAATTGGTCTTTCGGGAATTACTTCAAAAAAGAGGCTATTGCTTTTGCCTGGGAATTACTGACTGAAGTATACGGAATTCCAAAAGAAAATTTATATGTGACTATTTTCGAAGGAGATGCTTCTGAAAACCTTGACAGAGACCAGGATGCTTATGATTTCTGGAAAACTCATATTTCTGAGGACAGAATCATCAACGGAAATAAAAAAGATAACTTCTGGGAAATGGGTGAAAGCGGGCCATGTGGACCGTGTTCAGAAATCCATATCGACTTAAGAACACCGGAAGAGAAAGCTCAAGTTTCAGGACTTGATTTAGTAAATAATGACCATCCACAGGTTGTGGAGGTTTGGAATCTGGTTTTCATGGAGTTCAACAGAAAAGCTGATAAATCTCTGGAGAAGCTTCCTGCTCAACACGTTGATACGGGAATGGGCTTTGAGCGTCTTTGTATGGCTCTTCAAGGGAAGTCTTCCAACTATGATACGGATGTTTTCACGCCGCTTATTTCTAGAGTTGAAGAACTTTCAGGGAAGAAATATACCGGAATTTTAAAAGACGAAAAAGATATTGCTATCCGTGTTGTGGTAGACCACATCAGAGCGGTTTCCTTTGCTATTGCAGACGGACAGTTACCATCCAACGGAGGGGCAGGTTATGTGATCAGAAGAATTTTAAGAAGAGGAATCTCTTATGCTTACAGATTCTTAGGAATGAAAGAACCTTTCCTTTTTGAGCTCGTTGCTGTTCTTCAGGATCAAATGGGTCAATTCTTCCCGGAATTGGAAAAACAAGGAAAACTGGTTTCTGAAGTAATAAAAAGTGAAGAGGAATCTTTCCTTAAAACTATTGAAACTGGTCTTATCAGAGTTGAAAAATTAATTCAGCAGACCATTGCCGATAACCTAAAGGTATTACCTAGTGAAGAGGTTTTTGAACTGTACGACACTTATGGTTTCCCTGATGACTTAACGAGAATTATTGCCGAGGAAAAAGGATTAACCATTGATGAGGAAGGCTTCAAGGCTGAAATGGAAAAGCAAAAGCAACGTTCTAAATCAGATTCTGCTCAAAAGGTTTATGACTGGGTTGTTTTGGAAGAAAAACCTGAATCTTTCGTAGGCTATGATCAGACTGAATCTGAAACGTATATTACAAGATACAGAAAGGTAGAAAATAAAGATGGGGAATTTTATCAGGTAGTACTGAGCAGCTCTCCATTCTACCCTGAAGGAGGTGGACAGGTTGGAGATAAAGGGGTTCTTGAAAATGCTTCAGAAAGCTTTGAAGTATTGGAAACTAAAAAGGAAAACGGATTGATCGTTTCATTGATCGATGGTCTTCCAAAAGATGCAGGAGCCGTTTTCTATGCGAAGGTAAATGCTTCTGACAGAAAGAATTCTCAGGCAAACCACTCTGTAACTCACCTTTTACATGAAGCATTAAGAGATGTTTTGGGAACACACGTTGAACAGAAAGGTTCTTATGTAGGTCCTGACTATCTTCGTTTTGACTTCTCTCATTTCAATAAAATGACTGAGGAAGAATTGGCTTTAATTGAAGAAAAAGTAAACCATAAAATAAAGGAAAGCATTGCTCTGCAAGAATTCAGAAATATTCCGATTCAGGAGGCTTTGGATAAGGGTGCAATGGCTTTATTCGGTGAAAAATACGGTGACAACGTGAGAATGATTCAGTTCGGAAGTTCAAGAGAACTTTGCGGAGGAACTCACGTAAAAAATACCAGCGAAATTGGTCATTTCAAGATTACTTCTGAAGGTTCTGCAGCAGCAGGGATCAGAAGAATTGAGGCGATTTCAGGAGATAAATCTGAAGAATACTTCAAAAATCTTGAAAAACAGATGACTGAGCTTTCTCAATTGTTAAAATCTAAGGATGTTGTAAGATCCATTGAGAAATTAATCGAGGAAAATAATTCATTGAAAGCTGAGGTAGACGCCCTTAAGAAAGAGAAAGCAAAAGGAGAAATCGGTGACTGGAAGAATGCTTATGAGCAAAAAGGAAATAAGCAGTTATTGGTAAAAAAGACTTCTTTGGATGCAGGTTCTGTTAAAGATATTGTATTCCAGTTGAAGAGAGAGATCCCAACTTCGGTAACGATCATTCTTTCTGATGCTGATGGTAAACCAATGATTACCGTAGGTGTTTCTGATGATCTGGCAGCAGATTACCAGGCAGGAGCTATTGTAAAGGATCTTGCAAAAGAAATCCAAGGCGGTGGCGGTGGAAACCCAGGTTTTGCTACTGCAGGAGGTAAAAACCTTGACGGTCTGGAAAATGCTTATCAAAAAGCCTTGACTATTTAA
- the ilvE gene encoding branched-chain-amino-acid transaminase, protein MYYNNDTVIYFDGSFMKAKDAGMDLYGQSLHYGYSVFEGIKSYNTAQGVRIFKAKEHYERLKRSAELMHIPFDYSVDQLTELTYELLDKNGFTDAYIRPLVTCSPNMSLSKGKESYLSLLAWEWSNGYLADKMKIMTSGFQRPNPKAFKVEAKVGGHYVNSILACQDAKDKGYDEALVLDENGNVAESSGANVFYEKDGTLFTPAKGSILPGITRQTVFEICSELNIPVKETFFKPEEMKGSDAAFFCGTAAEIVALDSLDDVPFTKAWEDTASEKVQQAYLKLVRVLSL, encoded by the coding sequence ATGTATTACAACAACGACACGGTCATTTATTTTGATGGAAGCTTCATGAAGGCAAAGGATGCAGGCATGGATCTCTATGGACAATCTCTTCACTACGGATATTCTGTTTTTGAAGGAATTAAATCCTACAATACTGCCCAAGGAGTCAGAATATTTAAGGCAAAAGAACATTATGAAAGGCTAAAAAGATCAGCAGAACTCATGCATATTCCTTTCGATTATTCAGTAGATCAGCTTACAGAGCTTACTTATGAACTGCTCGATAAAAATGGCTTTACAGATGCCTATATCCGTCCGTTGGTTACCTGTTCTCCCAATATGTCTCTTTCAAAAGGAAAAGAATCTTACTTATCCTTACTCGCCTGGGAATGGAGCAATGGCTATCTGGCTGATAAAATGAAGATCATGACCTCAGGGTTTCAACGTCCCAATCCTAAAGCCTTTAAAGTAGAAGCCAAGGTAGGCGGGCATTATGTGAACTCTATTCTCGCCTGTCAGGATGCTAAGGACAAAGGGTATGATGAAGCCTTGGTATTGGACGAAAACGGAAATGTTGCAGAAAGCTCAGGGGCCAATGTTTTTTACGAAAAAGACGGAACATTATTTACTCCGGCAAAGGGAAGTATTCTTCCTGGTATCACACGCCAGACTGTTTTTGAGATATGCAGTGAACTTAATATCCCTGTTAAAGAAACCTTTTTTAAACCTGAAGAAATGAAAGGCTCAGACGCCGCTTTTTTTTGTGGGACTGCAGCAGAAATTGTCGCCCTGGATTCTCTGGATGATGTTCCTTTTACAAAAGCCTGGGAAGATACTGCAAGTGAGAAAGTACAGCAGGCATATTTGAAACTGGTAAGAGTTCTGTCATTGTAA
- the ilvD gene encoding dihydroxy-acid dehydratase, with protein MKDNMLNKYSKTFTQNSEQPAAKAMLYGIGFTEEDMHKAQIGIASMGYDGNTCNMHLNDLAQIVKKGTWNSGLAGLIFNTIGVSDGMSNGTDGMRYSLVSRDVIADSIEAICGAQYYDGLIALPGCDKNMPGTIIAMGRLNRPSLMVYGGTIAPGCYKGETLNIVSAFEALGKKIAGEISEEDFDGVVKNSCPGAGACGGMYTANTMASAIEALGMSLPYSSSNPALSKEKQDECLEAGEYLKILLEKDIKPSDIMTRKAFENALRLIVILGGSTNAVLHFIAMAKSVGVSITQDDFQKMSDCTPVLADLKPSGKYLMQDLHEHGGIPAVMKYLLEQGLLHGDCLTVTGKTLAENLENVAGLDFNVQKIIKPLSTPVKATGHLRILYGNLAEKGSVAKITGKEGERFVGKARVFDGEKNLIKGIGDGTVQHGDVIVIRYEGPRGAPGMPEMLKPTSALIGAGLGSSVALITDGRFSGGTHGFVVGHITPEAHEGGLIAFVKDNDLIEIDAVNNTIQLKISDEEIEKRKQGWQKPTLKVKKGLLYKYALTVSSAAEGCVTDEI; from the coding sequence ATGAAAGATAATATGTTAAATAAATATTCAAAAACATTCACCCAAAATAGTGAGCAACCTGCCGCAAAAGCCATGTTGTATGGGATAGGTTTTACAGAAGAAGATATGCATAAGGCTCAAATCGGTATTGCAAGTATGGGATACGACGGAAATACCTGCAATATGCACCTTAACGATCTGGCTCAGATTGTAAAAAAAGGAACATGGAATAGCGGATTGGCAGGATTGATCTTCAATACCATTGGGGTAAGTGATGGGATGAGTAACGGTACTGACGGAATGCGCTACTCCTTGGTAAGCCGGGATGTGATTGCAGACAGTATTGAGGCAATTTGTGGAGCACAGTATTATGACGGGTTGATTGCCTTGCCGGGTTGCGACAAGAATATGCCGGGAACTATTATCGCAATGGGAAGACTGAACAGGCCATCACTGATGGTTTATGGAGGGACTATTGCTCCTGGATGCTATAAAGGAGAAACCCTGAATATTGTTTCTGCTTTTGAGGCATTAGGAAAAAAAATTGCCGGTGAGATTTCCGAGGAGGATTTTGATGGAGTCGTTAAAAATTCCTGTCCCGGAGCAGGAGCCTGCGGAGGAATGTACACAGCCAATACAATGGCTTCAGCAATAGAAGCATTGGGAATGAGTCTTCCATATTCATCCTCCAATCCGGCTTTAAGCAAAGAAAAACAAGATGAATGTCTGGAAGCAGGAGAATATCTGAAAATATTGTTGGAGAAAGACATTAAACCCTCAGATATCATGACGAGGAAAGCCTTTGAAAATGCACTTCGCCTGATTGTTATTTTAGGCGGAAGCACTAATGCCGTTCTGCATTTTATTGCCATGGCCAAAAGTGTTGGAGTATCCATTACACAGGATGATTTTCAGAAAATGAGCGATTGTACCCCTGTATTGGCAGACCTTAAGCCAAGCGGAAAATACCTGATGCAGGATTTACATGAACACGGAGGAATACCGGCAGTAATGAAATATTTACTGGAGCAGGGATTATTGCATGGAGACTGCTTAACCGTTACCGGAAAAACATTAGCAGAAAACCTGGAAAATGTGGCAGGACTGGATTTTAATGTACAGAAGATTATAAAACCACTGTCAACACCTGTAAAAGCTACCGGACACCTTAGAATACTGTATGGAAACCTTGCAGAAAAGGGAAGTGTTGCCAAGATAACAGGAAAAGAAGGAGAACGGTTTGTAGGAAAGGCCCGTGTATTTGATGGTGAAAAAAATCTGATCAAAGGAATTGGAGATGGAACCGTACAACATGGGGATGTCATTGTGATTCGCTACGAAGGACCAAGAGGCGCACCAGGAATGCCGGAAATGCTCAAACCCACCAGTGCCTTGATCGGAGCAGGACTTGGAAGTAGTGTAGCCCTGATTACAGATGGCAGATTCAGTGGGGGAACACACGGTTTTGTAGTAGGACATATTACCCCTGAAGCTCATGAAGGAGGCCTGATAGCCTTTGTAAAAGATAACGACCTCATTGAAATAGATGCAGTAAATAACACAATACAGCTCAAGATTTCAGACGAAGAAATTGAAAAGAGAAAACAGGGCTGGCAAAAACCCACTCTAAAGGTAAAGAAAGGATTGCTCTACAAATATGCACTAACCGTATCATCTGCTGCTGAAGGCTGTGTAACAGATGAAATTTAA
- a CDS encoding M20/M25/M40 family metallo-hydrolase translates to MNKNYVFSLLTILLFGIGNAQSYKKPLVSAIKESDLRKDMYELAADQFWGREAGTLDELKVSMWLADKAKEAGMKPAGDHGTFFQFFDMYRHQVIPQSSLKIGDNNLKLWKDYLVAEPVNASVDAEIVYAGNAQPEDLSKLNIKGKVLAINASDKNIDKEMTLFVRRYPGFVRTKYYNKASELGAKAIIFITDDLSEQSWPEVLPQMTRGSYGVEGLREKITNNIPVLWIKRENAGWVKTNPKIALNLITETYKYPSVNIIGKIEGTDPVLKDEYVLLSGHQDHDGIRHPVKNDTIYNGADDNASTCVAMLAMARAYKKQPGKRSILFVFHGAEERGLLGSRWHAAHPVVPKEKIVAVLNGDMIGRNSNEEAALLGGNAPHKNSEELVKMAEEANNESTKFKYLKDWDSPNHAEFFYFRSDHLPYAKIGIPAVFFTSVLHDQYHTPQDESENINYKKLYKMTEWMYRTSWKVANEAERPKIISNFTLER, encoded by the coding sequence ATGAATAAAAATTATGTTTTTTCCCTACTGACTATTCTTTTATTCGGTATCGGGAATGCTCAAAGCTATAAGAAGCCATTGGTTTCTGCCATTAAAGAATCTGACCTTAGGAAAGATATGTATGAATTGGCTGCAGATCAGTTCTGGGGACGTGAAGCAGGAACTTTAGACGAGCTAAAGGTATCTATGTGGCTTGCAGACAAAGCTAAGGAAGCAGGAATGAAGCCAGCGGGAGACCATGGTACATTTTTTCAGTTTTTTGATATGTACAGACATCAGGTTATTCCTCAAAGCAGTTTAAAGATTGGCGACAACAATCTGAAACTATGGAAAGATTACCTTGTAGCAGAGCCTGTAAATGCCTCTGTGGATGCTGAGATTGTATATGCTGGAAATGCACAGCCTGAGGATCTTTCTAAACTGAATATTAAAGGGAAAGTTCTTGCCATCAATGCTTCTGACAAAAACATCGATAAGGAAATGACTCTTTTTGTGAGAAGATATCCGGGATTTGTACGTACCAAATATTACAACAAAGCCAGTGAGCTGGGCGCTAAGGCGATTATATTTATTACAGATGACCTGTCTGAACAAAGCTGGCCGGAAGTACTTCCCCAAATGACAAGAGGAAGCTATGGTGTGGAGGGATTAAGAGAAAAAATAACGAATAACATTCCTGTTCTTTGGATCAAAAGAGAAAATGCAGGCTGGGTAAAAACCAATCCCAAAATCGCTCTTAACCTGATTACTGAAACTTACAAATATCCATCTGTAAACATCATTGGAAAAATTGAGGGTACAGATCCTGTTCTTAAAGATGAGTATGTTCTTCTTAGCGGACATCAGGATCACGACGGGATCAGGCACCCTGTAAAAAACGATACCATCTACAACGGAGCTGATGATAACGCCAGTACTTGTGTAGCCATGTTGGCTATGGCAAGAGCCTATAAAAAACAACCCGGAAAAAGAAGCATCCTGTTTGTTTTCCATGGGGCGGAAGAAAGAGGTTTGCTGGGATCCAGATGGCATGCCGCACATCCTGTAGTTCCAAAGGAGAAAATTGTTGCTGTGCTCAATGGTGACATGATCGGAAGAAACAGTAATGAAGAAGCTGCTCTTCTAGGAGGAAATGCACCTCATAAAAACTCTGAGGAGCTGGTAAAAATGGCTGAAGAAGCCAATAATGAAAGTACTAAATTTAAGTATTTAAAGGATTGGGATTCTCCAAATCATGCAGAGTTCTTCTATTTCAGAAGTGATCATCTTCCGTATGCTAAAATTGGAATTCCTGCAGTATTTTTCACCAGTGTACTGCATGATCAGTACCATACTCCACAGGATGAATCTGAAAACATCAACTACAAAAAGCTTTATAAAATGACCGAATGGATGTACAGAACATCCTGGAAAGTAGCTAATGAAGCTGAACGACCAAAAATTATTTCAAATTTTACCCTTGAAAGATAA
- the ilvB gene encoding biosynthetic-type acetolactate synthase large subunit produces the protein MGNLNISTVTELSGSRIILEAFLQEGVHTVFGYPGGAIIPIYDALYDYKDQLEHILVRHEQAAVHAAQGLARVSGSVGVVMATSGPGATNLVTGLADALLDNTPIVCITGQVFEHLLGTDAFQEIDVMNVTSPVTKWNYQVTDANELPEVLAKAFYIAKSGRPGPVLIDVTKNAQLQQVSYTGYSPCHSLRSYKPDPVPSMENIEKAAELINNAERPFIIAGQGIMLGKAEKEFVQFAEKSGVPVAWTALGMSAIPTDHPQAVGMVGMHGNYGPNILTNQCDVLIAVGMRFDDRVTGRLDQYAKQAKIIHLDIDKAEINKNVKVDAPVLGNCKETLPLLTSLVRKKEHPDWHQKFKDCLEVESLNLINDELYPTEEEITMGEVIRYLNEITMGKAVIVTDVGQHQMVTCRYSDFKLPRTNITSGGLGTMGFCLPAAIGAAYGERNLPIIAVMGDGGAQMNIQELGTVMQYHPEVKILILNNSYLGMVRQWQELFHEERYSFVDIQSPEFVQVAKGYNIPGKKVTQREELEDALREMLHHKGAFLLEVMTGKKHNVFPMIPQGKSVSEIVLNHKQ, from the coding sequence ATGGGGAATTTAAATATATCAACAGTAACAGAACTGAGCGGAAGCAGGATTATCCTTGAAGCATTTCTTCAGGAGGGGGTGCATACCGTTTTTGGATATCCGGGAGGTGCCATTATTCCGATTTATGATGCTCTTTATGATTATAAGGATCAGCTAGAGCATATTCTTGTGCGCCATGAGCAGGCTGCTGTTCATGCAGCACAAGGATTGGCAAGAGTATCGGGAAGTGTAGGAGTGGTTATGGCAACCAGTGGACCAGGGGCAACCAACCTTGTGACAGGGCTGGCAGATGCCTTACTGGATAATACTCCTATTGTATGTATTACAGGACAGGTTTTTGAACATCTTCTGGGAACAGATGCTTTTCAGGAAATAGATGTAATGAATGTAACAAGCCCTGTTACCAAATGGAATTATCAGGTGACCGATGCCAATGAACTTCCCGAAGTGCTGGCCAAGGCATTTTACATTGCAAAATCCGGACGCCCTGGACCTGTACTTATTGATGTTACTAAAAATGCCCAATTACAGCAGGTCTCATATACAGGATATTCACCATGTCATTCATTGAGAAGCTACAAACCTGATCCTGTACCATCAATGGAAAATATTGAAAAAGCGGCCGAATTGATTAACAATGCAGAGCGTCCATTCATTATTGCAGGTCAGGGAATTATGCTTGGGAAAGCAGAGAAAGAGTTTGTACAGTTTGCAGAGAAATCAGGAGTTCCGGTGGCGTGGACTGCCCTTGGCATGAGTGCTATTCCCACAGATCATCCGCAAGCCGTAGGGATGGTAGGAATGCATGGGAACTATGGCCCCAATATTCTTACCAACCAATGCGATGTACTTATTGCTGTCGGAATGCGCTTTGATGACCGTGTTACAGGAAGATTAGATCAGTATGCCAAGCAGGCCAAGATCATTCATCTGGATATTGATAAGGCAGAAATCAATAAAAATGTAAAAGTAGATGCTCCCGTTCTTGGAAACTGTAAGGAAACCCTGCCGCTTCTTACAAGCTTGGTCAGAAAAAAAGAACATCCTGATTGGCATCAAAAATTTAAAGATTGTCTGGAGGTTGAAAGTCTCAATCTTATTAATGATGAATTATATCCTACTGAAGAGGAGATCACCATGGGAGAAGTAATCAGATACCTCAACGAAATAACAATGGGAAAGGCTGTCATTGTAACGGATGTGGGGCAACATCAGATGGTAACCTGCAGGTATTCCGATTTTAAACTTCCTAGAACGAATATTACAAGCGGAGGGCTGGGTACCATGGGATTCTGTCTTCCTGCAGCAATAGGAGCAGCCTACGGAGAACGCAATCTTCCCATTATTGCGGTGATGGGTGACGGTGGAGCACAGATGAATATTCAGGAATTGGGAACCGTAATGCAGTATCATCCTGAGGTAAAAATTTTAATTCTCAATAATTCTTACCTGGGAATGGTAAGACAGTGGCAGGAGTTGTTTCATGAAGAACGATATTCATTCGTAGACATTCAAAGTCCGGAGTTTGTACAGGTTGCCAAGGGATATAATATTCCAGGAAAAAAAGTCACCCAAAGAGAAGAACTGGAAGATGCTCTTCGTGAAATGCTTCACCATAAAGGAGCTTTTCTTCTCGAGGTTATGACAGGAAAGAAACACAATGTATTTCCGATGATTCCACAAGGGAAAAGTGTTTCAGAAATTGTATTGAATCATAAACAGTAA
- the ilvC gene encoding ketol-acid reductoisomerase, which produces MAKLNFGGVEENVVTREEFPLKKAQEVLKDEVVAVIGYGVQGPGQALNQKDNGINVIVGQRKNSKSWDKAIADGFVPGETLFEIEEALEKGTIICYLLSDAAQIEYWPKVKQYLTAGKALYFSHGFGITFNERTGIVPPADVDVFLVAPKGSGTSLRRMFLQDRGLNSSFAVYQDATGKARERVAALGIAIGSGYLFETDFKKEVYSDLAGERGTLMGAVQGIFAAQYDVLRKNGHSPSEAFNETVEELTQSLMPLVAENGMDWMYANCSTTAQRGALDWWKRFRDATSPLFEELYDSVAKGNEAQRSIDSNSKPDYREKLEVELAELRESEMWRAGKTVRSLRPENN; this is translated from the coding sequence ATGGCAAAATTGAATTTTGGAGGAGTAGAAGAAAATGTAGTAACAAGAGAAGAGTTTCCCTTGAAAAAAGCTCAGGAGGTATTAAAAGATGAGGTGGTAGCCGTAATCGGATATGGAGTACAGGGACCAGGGCAGGCTCTTAATCAGAAAGACAATGGGATCAATGTTATTGTGGGGCAGAGAAAAAACTCCAAATCTTGGGATAAGGCAATTGCAGACGGATTTGTTCCCGGGGAGACCCTTTTTGAAATAGAAGAAGCCCTAGAAAAAGGAACCATCATCTGTTATCTTTTGAGCGATGCTGCACAAATCGAATACTGGCCAAAAGTAAAACAATATCTTACCGCCGGAAAAGCACTGTATTTCTCTCACGGTTTTGGAATTACTTTTAATGAACGTACAGGAATTGTTCCTCCCGCAGATGTAGATGTTTTTCTTGTAGCTCCTAAGGGATCTGGAACTTCATTAAGGAGAATGTTTCTTCAGGATAGAGGGTTGAACAGCAGTTTTGCAGTATATCAGGATGCTACCGGAAAAGCCAGAGAAAGAGTAGCAGCCCTTGGAATTGCCATAGGAAGCGGTTATTTATTTGAAACTGACTTTAAAAAAGAAGTTTACAGTGACCTAGCCGGAGAAAGGGGAACATTGATGGGAGCTGTACAGGGGATATTTGCTGCACAATACGATGTTTTAAGGAAAAATGGACACAGTCCTTCTGAAGCATTTAACGAAACGGTGGAAGAACTTACTCAGTCACTGATGCCATTGGTAGCAGAAAACGGAATGGACTGGATGTATGCCAATTGCAGTACAACAGCGCAAAGAGGAGCATTGGATTGGTGGAAGCGCTTCAGAGATGCTACTTCTCCTTTATTTGAGGAACTCTATGACAGTGTTGCCAAAGGAAATGAGGCCCAAAGATCCATAGATAGCAACAGCAAGCCTGATTACAGAGAAAAACTGGAGGTAGAATTGGCTGAATTAAGAGAAAGTGAAATGTGGAGAGCCGGAAAAACTGTGCGCAGTCTGAGACCTGAGAATAATTAA